The Meles meles chromosome 12, mMelMel3.1 paternal haplotype, whole genome shotgun sequence genome includes a window with the following:
- the ZNF605 gene encoding zinc finger protein 605 isoform X1 yields MVLQTFDRRPLQSSRMERSQFSKPQKTFKSQISFEDVAVDFTSEEWQLLNPTQKSLYRDVMLENYSNLVFLGYQVIRPDAIFKPEPEEPWVIEEALSRTSAEEVWLDNSLKMWHQDNQDKLRSVERGHEYDVFRKIFHSSINFVHLAMRPHKCGSGEKSLKHPFEFLIPKNNRGRKKPDELNQKYLLYIKADRTHGGEPYCDCSKCRKASRTGSWPLANHRTHTGVHLCVDCGNVFSKKSQLIVHQRTHTGEKPYGCSDCGKAFSQKSLLTIHQRTHSGEKPYGCGDCQKAFSRKSLLILHQRTHTGEKPYGCSECGKAFSRKSQLKRHQRTHTVEKPYGCSECGKAFSQKLKLVTHQRTHTGEKPYNCSDCGKAFFWKSQLITHQRTHTGKKPYACTECTKAFSRNSLLIRHQRIHTGEKPYECGECGEAFIRKPQLIKHQLTHTGEKNYQCSDCEEAFFKKSELLRHQKTHLGEKPYGCVECGKTFFGKSQLLTHQRTHTGEKPYECSECGKAFTQKSSLISHQRTHTGEKPYECTECGKTFSEKSSLIHHQRTHTGEKPFECSECRKAFAWKPQLLRHQRIHTGEKPYECNECGKAFVQKVQLIKHQRNHTGEKTYGCSECAKAFFEKAQLIIHQRIHTGERPYQCGECGKSFTRKSHLMRHQRIHTGDKYSGCGECGTAFSRKSQLVLHQRTHAL; encoded by the exons ATCTCGTTTGAGGATGTGGCTGTGGACTTCACCTCGGAGGAATGGCAACTCCTTAATCCTACTCAAAAGAGCTTGTACAGAGACGTGATGTTGGAGAACTACAGCAATCTGGTTTTCTTGG GCTATCAAGTTATCAGACCTGATGCGATTTTCAAGCCAGAGCCAGAAGAGCCATGGGTCATAGAAGAAGCCCTGAGTCGGACCTCGGCAG aaGAAGTCTGGCTAGATAACAGTCTCAAAATGTGGCACCAAGATAATCAAGACAAGCTTAGAAGTGTGGAGAGAGGCCATGAATATGAtgtttttaggaaaatatttcattcaagCATTAACTTTGTTCATTTAGCAATGAGACCCCATAAATGTGGCTCAGGTGAAAAAAGTTTGAAACATCCTTTTGAGTTTCTTATTCCAAAAAATAACCGTGGAAGAAAGAAACCTGATGAGCTcaatcagaaatatttattgtatatcaAAGCTGATAGAACCCATGGTGGAGAGCCGTACTGTGATTGCAGTAAATGTAGGAAGGCTAGCCGGACAGGGTCATGGCCCCTTGCAAACCACAGAACACACACAGGAGTCCACTTGTGTGTGGACTGCGGCAACGTTTTCAGTAAGAAGTCGCAGCTCATCGTCCACCAGCGGACACACACGGGAGAGAAGCCCTATGGCTGCAGCGACTGCGGGAAAGCCTTCTCCCAGAAGTCCTTGCTCACTATTCATCAGAGGACGCATTCGGGAGAAAAACCATACGGGTGTGGAGACTGCCAGAAAGCTTTCAGTAGGAAGTCCCTGCTCATTTTACACCAGAGGACGCACACGGGAGAGAAGCCCTACGGCTGCAgcgaatgtgggaaagccttcagcaGGAAGTCGCAGCTCAAGAGACATCAGAGAACCCACACGGTGGAGAAGCCGTATGGCTGCAGCGAGTGCGGGAAGGCCTTCTCCCAGAAGTTAAAGCTCGTTACCCACCAGAGAACTCACACCGGGGAGAAGCCCTATAACTGTAGTGATTGTGGGAAAGCCTTCTTCTGGAAGTCACAGCTGATTACGCATCAGAGGACTCACACAGGGAAGAAACCGTATGCCTGTACCGAGTGCACAAAAGCCTTCAGCAGGAACTCACTGCTCATCAGGCATCAGAGGATCCACACGGGGGAGAAGCCCTACGAGTGTGGCGAGTGTGGCGAAGCCTTCATCAGAAAACCGCAGCTCATCAAGCACCAACTGACACACACGGGAGAGAAGAACTATCAGTGCAGTGACTGTGAGGAGGCGTTCTTTAAGAAGTCAGAGCTACTCCGCCATCAGAAGACTCACTTGGGGGAGAAACCCTACGGATGTGTCGAATGTGGAAAAACCTTCTTTGGGAAGTCCCAGCTCCTAAcacatcagagaactcacactgGCGAGAAGCCATATGAATGCAGTgagtgtgggaaggccttcaCCCAGAAGTCCAGCCTGATTTCCCACCAGAGGACACACACAGGGGAGAAGCCCTATGAGTGCACGGAGTGTGGGAAGACCTTCAGTGAGAAGTCAAGCCTCATTCATCACCAGAGAAcccatactggagagaaacccttcGAATGTAGTGAGTGTAGGAAAGCTTTTGCCTGGAAGCCACAGCTGCTTAggcatcagagaattcatacaggGGAAAAACCCTATGAatgcaatgaatgtgggaaagcctttgtTCAGAAAGTGCAGCTCATTAAGCATCAGAGAAATCACACAGGAGAGAAAACCTACGGGTGCAGTGAGTGTGCGAAAGCCTTCTTTGAGAAGGCACAACTCATTAtccatcagagaattcacacaggGGAGAGACCCTATCAATGTGGTGAATGTGGGAAGTCTTTCACCAGAAAGTCTCACCTTATGAGGCATCAGCGAATTCACACGGGAGACAAATACTCTGGGTGCGGTGAGTGTGGGACCGCCTTCAGCAGGAAATCACAGCTCGTGCTTCACCAGAGGACTCACGCACTCTAG
- the ZNF605 gene encoding zinc finger protein 605 isoform X2, translating into MERSQFSKPQKTFKSQISFEDVAVDFTSEEWQLLNPTQKSLYRDVMLENYSNLVFLGYQVIRPDAIFKPEPEEPWVIEEALSRTSAEEVWLDNSLKMWHQDNQDKLRSVERGHEYDVFRKIFHSSINFVHLAMRPHKCGSGEKSLKHPFEFLIPKNNRGRKKPDELNQKYLLYIKADRTHGGEPYCDCSKCRKASRTGSWPLANHRTHTGVHLCVDCGNVFSKKSQLIVHQRTHTGEKPYGCSDCGKAFSQKSLLTIHQRTHSGEKPYGCGDCQKAFSRKSLLILHQRTHTGEKPYGCSECGKAFSRKSQLKRHQRTHTVEKPYGCSECGKAFSQKLKLVTHQRTHTGEKPYNCSDCGKAFFWKSQLITHQRTHTGKKPYACTECTKAFSRNSLLIRHQRIHTGEKPYECGECGEAFIRKPQLIKHQLTHTGEKNYQCSDCEEAFFKKSELLRHQKTHLGEKPYGCVECGKTFFGKSQLLTHQRTHTGEKPYECSECGKAFTQKSSLISHQRTHTGEKPYECTECGKTFSEKSSLIHHQRTHTGEKPFECSECRKAFAWKPQLLRHQRIHTGEKPYECNECGKAFVQKVQLIKHQRNHTGEKTYGCSECAKAFFEKAQLIIHQRIHTGERPYQCGECGKSFTRKSHLMRHQRIHTGDKYSGCGECGTAFSRKSQLVLHQRTHAL; encoded by the exons ATCTCGTTTGAGGATGTGGCTGTGGACTTCACCTCGGAGGAATGGCAACTCCTTAATCCTACTCAAAAGAGCTTGTACAGAGACGTGATGTTGGAGAACTACAGCAATCTGGTTTTCTTGG GCTATCAAGTTATCAGACCTGATGCGATTTTCAAGCCAGAGCCAGAAGAGCCATGGGTCATAGAAGAAGCCCTGAGTCGGACCTCGGCAG aaGAAGTCTGGCTAGATAACAGTCTCAAAATGTGGCACCAAGATAATCAAGACAAGCTTAGAAGTGTGGAGAGAGGCCATGAATATGAtgtttttaggaaaatatttcattcaagCATTAACTTTGTTCATTTAGCAATGAGACCCCATAAATGTGGCTCAGGTGAAAAAAGTTTGAAACATCCTTTTGAGTTTCTTATTCCAAAAAATAACCGTGGAAGAAAGAAACCTGATGAGCTcaatcagaaatatttattgtatatcaAAGCTGATAGAACCCATGGTGGAGAGCCGTACTGTGATTGCAGTAAATGTAGGAAGGCTAGCCGGACAGGGTCATGGCCCCTTGCAAACCACAGAACACACACAGGAGTCCACTTGTGTGTGGACTGCGGCAACGTTTTCAGTAAGAAGTCGCAGCTCATCGTCCACCAGCGGACACACACGGGAGAGAAGCCCTATGGCTGCAGCGACTGCGGGAAAGCCTTCTCCCAGAAGTCCTTGCTCACTATTCATCAGAGGACGCATTCGGGAGAAAAACCATACGGGTGTGGAGACTGCCAGAAAGCTTTCAGTAGGAAGTCCCTGCTCATTTTACACCAGAGGACGCACACGGGAGAGAAGCCCTACGGCTGCAgcgaatgtgggaaagccttcagcaGGAAGTCGCAGCTCAAGAGACATCAGAGAACCCACACGGTGGAGAAGCCGTATGGCTGCAGCGAGTGCGGGAAGGCCTTCTCCCAGAAGTTAAAGCTCGTTACCCACCAGAGAACTCACACCGGGGAGAAGCCCTATAACTGTAGTGATTGTGGGAAAGCCTTCTTCTGGAAGTCACAGCTGATTACGCATCAGAGGACTCACACAGGGAAGAAACCGTATGCCTGTACCGAGTGCACAAAAGCCTTCAGCAGGAACTCACTGCTCATCAGGCATCAGAGGATCCACACGGGGGAGAAGCCCTACGAGTGTGGCGAGTGTGGCGAAGCCTTCATCAGAAAACCGCAGCTCATCAAGCACCAACTGACACACACGGGAGAGAAGAACTATCAGTGCAGTGACTGTGAGGAGGCGTTCTTTAAGAAGTCAGAGCTACTCCGCCATCAGAAGACTCACTTGGGGGAGAAACCCTACGGATGTGTCGAATGTGGAAAAACCTTCTTTGGGAAGTCCCAGCTCCTAAcacatcagagaactcacactgGCGAGAAGCCATATGAATGCAGTgagtgtgggaaggccttcaCCCAGAAGTCCAGCCTGATTTCCCACCAGAGGACACACACAGGGGAGAAGCCCTATGAGTGCACGGAGTGTGGGAAGACCTTCAGTGAGAAGTCAAGCCTCATTCATCACCAGAGAAcccatactggagagaaacccttcGAATGTAGTGAGTGTAGGAAAGCTTTTGCCTGGAAGCCACAGCTGCTTAggcatcagagaattcatacaggGGAAAAACCCTATGAatgcaatgaatgtgggaaagcctttgtTCAGAAAGTGCAGCTCATTAAGCATCAGAGAAATCACACAGGAGAGAAAACCTACGGGTGCAGTGAGTGTGCGAAAGCCTTCTTTGAGAAGGCACAACTCATTAtccatcagagaattcacacaggGGAGAGACCCTATCAATGTGGTGAATGTGGGAAGTCTTTCACCAGAAAGTCTCACCTTATGAGGCATCAGCGAATTCACACGGGAGACAAATACTCTGGGTGCGGTGAGTGTGGGACCGCCTTCAGCAGGAAATCACAGCTCGTGCTTCACCAGAGGACTCACGCACTCTAG